The Deinococcus sonorensis KR-87 genome includes a window with the following:
- the scpA gene encoding methylmalonyl-CoA mutase, producing the protein MTTPTPDLTAWKALARKDLRGAEPESLNRVTPEGLTLKALYTRQDLDGLDVDTLPGLPPYLRGPRATMYAARPWTVRQYAGFSTAEESNRFYRRNLAAGQKGLSVAFDLATHRGYDSDHPRVVGDVGKAGVAIDTVEDMRLLFDGIPLQEMSVSMTMNGAVLPILGAFIVAGEEQGVARAQLSGTIQNDILKEFMVRNTYIYPPEPSMRIVADIIAYTAAEMPRFNSISISGYHLQEAGANAALELAYTLADGLEYVRAALARGLDIDSFAPRLSFFFAIGMDFYTEVAKLRAARLLWSELMQQFSPQNPLSSALRTHCQTSGWSLTEQDPYNNIVRTTIEAMAAVFGGTQSLHTNSFDEATSLPTEFSARIARNTQLIVQEETGIPAVVDPWGGSFMMERLTHDLAQEARRLMAEVEGLGGMARAISSGVPKLRIEESAARKQARIERGEDVIVGVNKYRAAEPTPVEVLDIDNAAVRDAQVARLAQVRAQRDPQAVQAALQALEQAARDGSGNLLALSVEAMRARATVGEVSDALERVWGRHSAVVQTLSGVYAQGMQDDQGFAALRDEVAHFAAEEGRRPRMLVVKMGQDGHDRGAKIIATAFADLGFDVDVGPLFQTPEEAARQAIENDVHVVGVSSQAAGHKTLIPALIAALRAQEAGDILVIAGGVIPQQDYAALREAGVAGIFGPGTPILDSAGAVLRLIRERQAASSPSA; encoded by the coding sequence ATGACCACGCCCACCCCCGACCTCACGGCCTGGAAGGCGCTCGCCCGCAAGGACCTGCGCGGCGCCGAGCCGGAGAGTCTCAACCGCGTCACGCCGGAGGGCCTGACCCTCAAGGCGCTGTACACCCGCCAGGATCTGGACGGCCTGGACGTGGACACCCTGCCGGGCCTGCCGCCCTACCTGCGCGGCCCGCGCGCCACCATGTACGCCGCGCGGCCCTGGACCGTGCGCCAGTACGCCGGCTTCTCCACCGCCGAGGAGAGCAACCGCTTCTACCGCCGCAATCTGGCGGCCGGACAGAAGGGGCTGTCGGTGGCCTTTGATCTGGCGACCCACCGCGGCTACGACAGCGACCATCCGCGCGTGGTGGGCGACGTGGGCAAGGCCGGCGTGGCCATCGACACGGTGGAGGACATGCGGCTGCTCTTCGACGGCATTCCGCTGCAGGAAATGTCGGTCAGCATGACCATGAACGGGGCGGTGCTGCCGATCCTGGGGGCCTTCATCGTGGCGGGCGAGGAGCAGGGCGTGGCGCGCGCCCAGCTGTCCGGGACCATCCAGAACGACATCCTCAAGGAGTTCATGGTCCGCAACACCTACATCTATCCGCCGGAGCCGAGCATGCGGATCGTGGCGGACATCATCGCGTACACGGCCGCCGAGATGCCGCGCTTCAACAGCATCAGCATCAGCGGCTACCACCTGCAGGAGGCGGGCGCCAACGCTGCGCTGGAGCTGGCCTACACCCTGGCCGACGGTCTGGAGTACGTGCGGGCGGCGCTGGCCCGCGGCCTGGACATCGACAGCTTCGCGCCCCGGCTGAGCTTCTTCTTTGCCATCGGCATGGACTTCTACACCGAGGTGGCCAAGCTGCGCGCCGCCCGGCTGCTGTGGAGCGAGCTGATGCAGCAGTTCTCGCCGCAGAACCCGCTGAGCAGCGCCCTGCGGACCCACTGCCAGACCAGCGGCTGGAGCCTGACCGAGCAGGACCCCTATAACAACATCGTGCGCACCACCATCGAGGCGATGGCGGCGGTGTTCGGCGGCACCCAGAGCCTGCACACCAACAGCTTCGACGAGGCCACCTCGCTGCCCACCGAGTTCTCGGCGCGCATCGCCCGCAACACCCAGCTGATCGTGCAGGAGGAAACGGGCATTCCCGCCGTCGTCGACCCGTGGGGCGGCAGCTTCATGATGGAGCGCCTCACCCACGATCTGGCGCAGGAGGCGCGCCGGCTGATGGCTGAGGTGGAAGGGCTGGGCGGCATGGCCCGCGCGATCTCGTCGGGCGTGCCCAAACTGCGCATTGAGGAGTCGGCGGCCCGTAAGCAGGCGCGCATCGAGCGCGGCGAGGACGTGATCGTGGGGGTCAACAAGTACCGTGCCGCCGAGCCGACCCCGGTGGAGGTGCTGGACATCGACAACGCCGCTGTGCGGGACGCGCAGGTGGCGCGGCTGGCGCAGGTGCGCGCCCAGCGCGACCCGCAGGCGGTGCAGGCGGCCCTGCAGGCGCTGGAGCAGGCGGCCCGCGACGGCAGCGGCAACCTGCTGGCGCTCAGCGTGGAGGCGATGCGGGCGCGCGCCACGGTGGGCGAGGTCAGCGACGCGCTGGAGCGGGTCTGGGGCCGGCACAGCGCGGTGGTGCAGACGCTGAGCGGCGTGTACGCCCAGGGCATGCAGGACGACCAGGGCTTCGCGGCGCTGCGGGACGAGGTGGCCCACTTCGCCGCCGAGGAGGGCCGCCGGCCCCGCATGCTGGTGGTCAAGATGGGGCAGGACGGCCACGACCGGGGGGCCAAGATCATCGCCACCGCCTTTGCCGACCTGGGCTTCGACGTGGACGTGGGGCCGCTGTTCCAGACGCCGGAGGAAGCCGCCCGTCAGGCCATCGAGAACGACGTGCATGTGGTGGGCGTGTCGAGTCAGGCGGCCGGGCACAAGACGCTGATTCCGGCGCTGATTGCGGCGCTGCGCGCGCAGGAGGCGGGCGACATCCTGGTGATCGCGGGCGGGGTGATTCCGCAGCAGGACTACGCCGCCCTGCGGGAGGCGGGCGTGGCGGGCATCTTCGGGCCGGGCACGCCGATCCTGGACAGTGCGGGGGCCGTCCTGCGGCTGATCCGTGAGCGGCAGGCGGCCAGTTCTCCGTCAGCCTGA
- a CDS encoding YbhB/YbcL family Raf kinase inhibitor-like protein: MNTRTLLTAVLSAGLLASCAPALTGPTAATPGRLNVAQPAPTVPAGTLTVFSNSFRNGGPISLAQVGSDCGGGNISPALSWTGAPAGTVSFVVTAYDPDAPTGSGFRHWTVYNLPATTTSLPAGAGSTGGSLPAGAVQGVNDAGTTAYLGPCPPPGEPHRYIFTVYALNKTLDLPTGASQAIVGFNLNGITLAKASTTGLYGR, translated from the coding sequence ATGAACACCCGCACCCTGCTGACCGCCGTCCTCAGCGCTGGCCTGCTGGCCAGTTGCGCCCCCGCCCTGACCGGCCCCACCGCCGCCACTCCCGGCCGCCTCAACGTGGCCCAGCCGGCTCCCACCGTTCCGGCCGGCACCCTCACCGTCTTCAGCAACAGCTTCCGCAACGGCGGCCCGATCAGCCTGGCCCAGGTGGGCAGCGACTGCGGCGGCGGAAACATCTCCCCCGCGCTCAGCTGGACCGGCGCCCCGGCCGGAACCGTCAGCTTCGTGGTCACGGCGTACGACCCGGACGCCCCCACAGGGAGTGGCTTCCGGCACTGGACGGTCTACAACCTGCCGGCCACAACGACCAGCCTACCCGCCGGCGCCGGCAGCACGGGCGGCAGCCTGCCGGCCGGTGCCGTCCAGGGCGTGAATGATGCCGGCACCACGGCGTACCTGGGCCCCTGCCCCCCGCCCGGCGAGCCGCACCGGTACATCTTCACCGTGTACGCCCTGAACAAGACGCTGGACCTGCCCACCGGCGCCAGTCAGGCGATCGTGGGCTTCAATCTGAACGGCATCACGCTGGCCAAGGCCAGCACCACCGGCCTGTACGGCCGCTGA
- a CDS encoding DUF4139 domain-containing protein: MKTALAALTAAVLLGTASATDLRIYQNFGEVRDTAAVQQGRVTVSLPINLYGSILPDSLDLDGVNVTSRSLVQQANWLATLEGQPVTLLEDGKRERVTLVRARDLLIKDAQGQYRTVPAERLAFDQVPPENPLSPSWLASFTVAGSGTPTLTYLTRALSWTPRYTLKLSGSAASLSALADLRNGSDQPFNVSAAELYAGDVPLENGQPMPAPYARAEMAAPVAADSMGVPKVSSQGELRGLYRYGLQGAFTLPANGSVSLPFLNPKVSSFERYGVLERGFSAGGDQGNLDRGYRLKTDTELPGGPVTVREDGRLVGQVSVDTTPAGTALELDLGTDPDLTYTRSAVSSKVAGGTAIRVTYTFQNAKDRPVRFEVTEQGLSSRAALTGQATRTATNGLLVRVDVPAKQGTTPGKLVQTFTVTVPAN, encoded by the coding sequence ATGAAGACCGCACTTGCTGCCCTGACCGCCGCCGTCCTGCTCGGCACTGCCAGCGCCACCGACCTGCGCATCTACCAGAACTTCGGGGAGGTGCGCGACACGGCTGCCGTCCAGCAGGGTCGCGTGACGGTCAGCCTGCCCATCAACCTCTACGGCAGCATCCTGCCGGACTCGCTGGATCTGGACGGCGTGAACGTCACCTCGCGCTCGCTGGTGCAGCAGGCCAACTGGTTGGCCACCCTGGAGGGGCAGCCGGTGACGTTGCTGGAGGACGGAAAGCGAGAGCGGGTGACGCTGGTGCGCGCCCGCGACCTGCTGATCAAGGATGCTCAGGGTCAGTACCGCACCGTGCCGGCCGAGCGCCTGGCCTTCGATCAGGTGCCGCCGGAGAACCCACTCTCGCCGTCATGGCTGGCCAGCTTCACGGTGGCGGGCAGCGGCACGCCCACCCTGACCTACCTGACGCGGGCGCTCAGCTGGACGCCGCGTTACACGCTTAAGCTGTCCGGCAGCGCGGCGAGCCTCTCGGCGCTGGCCGACCTGCGCAACGGCTCGGATCAGCCGTTCAACGTCTCGGCCGCCGAACTGTACGCCGGCGACGTGCCGCTGGAGAACGGCCAGCCGATGCCGGCGCCGTACGCGCGGGCCGAGATGGCGGCCCCCGTCGCCGCTGACAGTATGGGCGTGCCCAAGGTCAGCAGCCAGGGCGAACTGCGCGGTCTGTACCGCTACGGTCTGCAGGGGGCCTTCACGCTGCCGGCCAACGGCAGCGTCAGCCTGCCGTTCCTGAACCCGAAGGTGAGCAGCTTCGAGCGCTACGGAGTGCTGGAGCGCGGCTTTTCGGCGGGTGGAGATCAGGGCAACCTGGACCGGGGCTACCGGCTCAAGACCGACACCGAACTGCCGGGCGGCCCGGTCACGGTGCGCGAGGACGGCCGTCTGGTGGGCCAGGTCAGCGTGGACACCACCCCCGCCGGTACCGCGCTGGAGCTGGACCTGGGCACCGACCCGGACCTGACCTACACCCGCAGCGCGGTGAGCAGCAAGGTGGCCGGCGGCACCGCCATCCGCGTGACCTACACCTTCCAGAACGCCAAAGACCGACCGGTGCGCTTTGAGGTCACCGAGCAGGGGCTCAGCAGCCGCGCGGCGCTAACCGGTCAGGCCACCCGCACCGCCACCAACGGTCTGCTGGTTCGGGTGGACGTGCCGGCGAAGCAGGGCACCACCCCTGGCAAGTTGGTGCAGACCTTCACCGTGACAGTACCGGCGAACTGA
- a CDS encoding ABC transporter ATP-binding protein translates to MTAVVDRNTIRKLPAMGEPLVEVKDLQKFFPIRGGLLSRVVGNVQAVNGVSFSLRRGEVVGVVGESGSGKTVMGRTLLRLLEPTGGQIIFNGKDITRIGKSELRDYRREMQVIFQDPFASLNPRMTISEIIGEALQIHNLHPGKARVERIAELLTRVGLRPETMGRYPHEFSGGQRQRIGIARALAVDPAFIVADEPTSALDVSIQAQVVNLLQDLQEELGLTVLFIAHDLAVVEYICDRIIVMYLGKIMEIAPSRELNRNPKHPYTEALLSAAPIPDPTVKRQRIILEGDIPSPINPPSGCVFRTRCRYAIPECAMVVPPLLEVSPGHFKACIRDDIL, encoded by the coding sequence CCTGCTGTCGCGCGTGGTGGGCAATGTGCAGGCGGTCAACGGCGTCAGCTTCTCCCTCAGGCGTGGCGAAGTGGTCGGCGTGGTGGGCGAGTCGGGCAGCGGCAAGACCGTGATGGGCCGCACCCTGCTGCGGCTGCTGGAGCCGACCGGCGGCCAGATCATCTTCAACGGCAAGGACATCACCCGCATCGGCAAGAGTGAACTGCGCGACTACCGCCGCGAGATGCAGGTGATCTTCCAGGACCCGTTCGCCAGCCTCAACCCGCGCATGACCATCTCCGAGATCATCGGGGAGGCGCTGCAGATCCACAACCTGCACCCGGGCAAAGCACGAGTGGAGCGCATCGCCGAGTTGCTGACCCGGGTGGGTCTGCGGCCCGAGACGATGGGGCGTTACCCGCACGAGTTCTCGGGCGGTCAGCGTCAGCGCATCGGGATTGCGCGCGCGCTGGCGGTAGACCCGGCCTTCATCGTGGCCGACGAGCCGACCTCCGCGCTGGACGTCTCGATTCAGGCGCAGGTGGTGAACCTGCTGCAGGACCTGCAGGAGGAACTGGGCCTGACGGTGCTGTTCATCGCCCACGACCTCGCGGTGGTGGAGTACATCTGCGACCGCATCATCGTGATGTATCTGGGCAAGATCATGGAGATCGCGCCCAGCCGCGAGCTGAACCGCAACCCCAAGCACCCGTACACCGAGGCGCTGCTGTCGGCCGCCCCGATCCCCGACCCGACCGTGAAGCGTCAGCGCATCATTCTGGAAGGCGACATTCCCAGCCCCATCAACCCGCCGAGTGGCTGCGTGTTCCGCACGCGCTGCCGGTACGCCATTCCCGAGTGCGCCATGGTGGTGCCGCCGCTGCTGGAAGTCAGCCCCGGCCACTTCAAGGCCTGCATCCGCGACGACATTCTCTAA